In the genome of Polaribacter sp. MED152, one region contains:
- a CDS encoding S41 family peptidase — protein MKNIFKTFILLALFTFASCEKTEIDAMQNTTQDDINYFIWKGLNVYYFWQQDVPDLADDRFTTFDDLYTYFRDFSSPETVFESLLNRPEDRFSVIVDDYVALENSFQGLNLSNGIEFGLVRYKTNTSNVFGYVRYVVPNSDAASKNIVRGQIFTSINGQQLTDTNFSSLLFSSNTSYSMGFADYNDGDPVQNGTLVTLQKTDLQENPIAIAKVVEANNQKIGYLMYNQFARNYDAELNAAFANFKSENIDDLIIDLRYNPGGSVQTASYLGSMVTGQFTDQVYSKEIWNDKILAANPSENFINNFTNQIRNVDTNGNVIVDEPINSLGLNRVYIITSSNTASASELLMNALSAYIDVNVVGTTTVGKQVGSITLYDSDNLRKTGANFNTDHNYALQPLVLEITNKNNVNFPNGITPGTDLPGIVLTEDFDNLGTLGSVNEPLLSRTIQYIITGSKSTSKIEKSNVFDEIYDSKMATPASNNMQSEGRSIVGF, from the coding sequence ATGAAAAATATATTCAAAACCTTTATACTACTTGCGTTATTTACTTTTGCTTCTTGTGAAAAAACAGAGATAGATGCTATGCAAAATACCACGCAAGATGATATTAACTATTTTATATGGAAAGGTTTAAATGTGTACTACTTTTGGCAACAAGATGTGCCAGATTTAGCAGATGATCGTTTTACAACTTTTGATGATTTATATACTTATTTCAGAGATTTTTCGTCTCCAGAAACAGTTTTTGAAAGTTTATTAAATAGACCTGAAGATCGATTTTCTGTAATAGTTGATGATTATGTTGCACTTGAAAATTCGTTTCAAGGTTTAAATTTAAGCAATGGTATTGAGTTTGGCTTAGTAAGGTATAAAACCAATACTAGCAATGTTTTTGGTTATGTGCGTTATGTAGTGCCCAATTCTGATGCAGCTTCTAAAAATATAGTTCGTGGTCAAATATTTACATCCATAAATGGTCAGCAGTTAACAGATACAAATTTCAGCTCCTTATTATTTAGTAGTAATACCTCTTATTCAATGGGATTTGCTGATTATAATGATGGAGATCCTGTACAAAATGGAACTCTAGTTACTTTACAAAAAACAGATTTACAAGAAAACCCAATTGCTATTGCAAAGGTTGTTGAGGCAAACAATCAAAAAATTGGATACTTAATGTACAATCAGTTTGCAAGAAACTATGATGCTGAGTTAAATGCGGCTTTTGCAAACTTTAAATCAGAAAATATAGACGATTTAATTATCGATTTAAGATACAATCCTGGAGGATCTGTGCAAACTGCAAGTTATTTAGGAAGTATGGTTACTGGGCAATTTACAGACCAAGTTTACTCTAAAGAAATATGGAATGATAAAATATTAGCTGCAAATCCGTCAGAAAATTTTATCAATAATTTCACTAATCAAATTAGAAATGTAGATACTAATGGTAATGTAATTGTTGATGAACCTATTAATAGTTTAGGTTTAAACAGAGTCTACATCATCACTTCATCTAATACTGCTTCTGCTTCAGAATTATTAATGAATGCTTTAAGTGCATACATAGATGTAAATGTTGTAGGTACAACAACCGTTGGTAAACAAGTGGGTTCTATCACCTTATATGATTCTGATAACTTAAGAAAAACAGGTGCTAATTTTAACACAGATCATAATTATGCGTTACAACCTTTGGTTTTAGAAATCACAAATAAAAACAATGTAAACTTTCCAAACGGAATAACTCCTGGAACAGATTTACCTGGTATTGTTTTAACTGAAGATTTTGATAATTTAGGAACATTAGGTAGTGTAAATGAACCTTTATTAAGTAGAACCATTCAGTATATTATTACTGGCTCTAAATCAACATCAAAAATAGAGAAGAGTAATGTTTTCGATGAAATTTACGATTCTAAAATGGCAACACCTGCAAGTAATAACATGCAATCTGAAGGAAGAAGTATTGTTGGGTTTTAA
- a CDS encoding patatin family protein has product MKKALVISGGGSKGAFAGGVAQYLMKKENREYDLFLGTSTGSLMVSHLALDMLDELKHLYTNVNQSTIFNSNPFKIKKVSGEKVININHFGMLRNFLKGRKTFGESKNLRRLIKKNVTKEMFEKIKERNKEIVVTVSNLTANQIEYKSSNDCTYDDFVDWIWGSCNYVPFMSILEKDRQQYADGGFGSLVPIREAILRGATEIDAIILETEVSQFNRLPSKNPFSLLFDVFDFMLTHVERHNITIGKLAANNKNVKLNLYYTPTVLTTNSLVFDEVLMRKWWKSGYKYAKSKREELMSEFRPDVLTDKEIEEGVDNVENLNI; this is encoded by the coding sequence ATGAAAAAAGCATTGGTTATTTCTGGGGGTGGAAGTAAAGGAGCATTTGCAGGTGGTGTTGCTCAATATTTAATGAAGAAAGAAAACAGAGAATACGATTTGTTTTTGGGTACGTCTACAGGTAGTTTAATGGTTTCTCATTTGGCTTTAGATATGTTAGATGAATTGAAGCATTTGTATACCAATGTGAATCAGAGTACAATTTTTAATAGCAATCCCTTTAAAATAAAAAAAGTCTCAGGTGAAAAAGTGATTAATATTAATCATTTTGGAATGCTTCGAAATTTTTTGAAAGGAAGAAAAACTTTTGGTGAGAGTAAGAATTTAAGACGTCTTATTAAGAAGAATGTCACCAAAGAAATGTTTGAAAAAATTAAAGAAAGAAATAAAGAAATTGTGGTTACTGTGAGTAATTTAACTGCAAATCAGATTGAATATAAATCGAGTAATGATTGTACTTATGATGATTTTGTAGATTGGATTTGGGGTTCTTGTAACTATGTTCCTTTCATGAGTATTCTAGAAAAAGATAGGCAACAATATGCAGATGGTGGTTTTGGCTCTTTAGTACCAATTAGAGAGGCTATTTTAAGAGGTGCCACAGAAATTGATGCTATTATATTAGAAACAGAAGTGAGCCAGTTTAATAGGTTGCCCTCAAAGAATCCGTTTTCGTTATTATTTGATGTTTTCGATTTTATGCTAACACACGTAGAAAGGCATAATATTACTATTGGAAAATTGGCTGCAAATAATAAAAATGTAAAATTAAATTTATACTACACTCCAACTGTTTTAACCACAAATTCTTTAGTGTTCGATGAAGTTTTAATGCGCAAATGGTGGAAATCTGGTTACAAATACGCAAAATCAAAACGTGAAGAATTAATGAGCGAATTTAGGCCAGACGTTCTTACAGATAAAGAAATTGAAGAGGGTGTAGATAATGTAGAAAACTTAAACATTTAA
- a CDS encoding oxidoreductase produces the protein MKRIALLLLTFVLLYSCKEEYQPRNIKSIDIQEFNIINSSIRAIHATDSTKVFYAGSRGDVGFKTNEGVSLNALNIEFSDSILPHFRSLAFNGKDYFALSIGNPALLYKITEGEYSLVYREDHEKVFYDSMKFFDDNLHGIAVGDPTENCASIILTADGGETWQKLSCDNLPDFEEGEAFFAASNTNIKTIGSTVWIASGGKKARILKSTDYGKTWQIFDTPIIKGDGPQGIYSMDFYDEKTGIIIGGNYAKPQENKANKAITKDGGLTWSLVANNQNPNYKSGVAYVPNSNGKEIFAVGKTGISYSKDGGLNWVEISDKGFYAITFVDHNNAWLSGSNKIAKFRLE, from the coding sequence ATGAAAAGAATTGCGCTACTTCTACTCACATTTGTTTTATTGTATTCGTGCAAGGAAGAATATCAACCTAGAAATATAAAATCAATTGACATTCAAGAGTTTAACATAATTAACTCTAGTATTAGAGCCATTCATGCTACAGATTCTACAAAAGTTTTTTACGCTGGTTCTAGAGGAGATGTTGGTTTTAAGACTAATGAAGGTGTTTCTTTAAATGCCCTAAACATTGAATTTTCAGACAGTATTTTACCACATTTTAGAAGTTTAGCTTTTAATGGTAAAGATTATTTTGCCTTATCAATAGGTAATCCTGCTCTCTTATATAAAATTACAGAGGGTGAATATTCTTTGGTATATAGAGAAGACCATGAAAAGGTATTTTATGATTCTATGAAATTTTTTGATGATAATTTACATGGAATTGCTGTTGGAGATCCAACAGAAAACTGTGCTTCAATAATTTTAACTGCTGATGGTGGAGAAACTTGGCAGAAACTATCTTGTGATAATTTACCTGATTTTGAAGAAGGAGAAGCTTTTTTTGCTGCTAGCAATACCAATATTAAAACAATAGGTAGTACAGTTTGGATAGCTTCTGGTGGTAAAAAAGCGCGAATTTTAAAATCTACAGACTATGGTAAAACCTGGCAAATTTTTGATACTCCTATTATAAAAGGAGATGGCCCTCAAGGAATTTATTCAATGGATTTTTATGACGAAAAAACGGGAATTATTATTGGAGGCAACTATGCTAAACCACAAGAAAACAAGGCCAATAAAGCAATAACTAAAGATGGTGGTTTAACTTGGTCTTTGGTAGCAAATAACCAAAATCCTAATTACAAAAGCGGAGTTGCTTATGTGCCAAATTCAAATGGTAAAGAGATTTTTGCTGTAGGCAAAACAGGTATTTCTTATTCTAAAGATGGTGGTTTAAACTGGGTAGAAATTTCAGACAAAGGTTTTTACGCTATTACTTTTGTAGACCATAACAATGCTTGGTTAAGTGGGAGCAATAAAATTGCAAAATTTAGATTAGAATAG
- a CDS encoding 1-acyl-sn-glycerol-3-phosphate acyltransferase: MKRIAKFILFTILGWKIDGFFPTDIKKYVVIAAPHTSWVDFPIAILARISSGIMIHFIGKASLFNGPFGFFFRALGGTPVDRTKNNNLVDAIIAIFNSKDEFKLGLSPEGTRKKVTTWKTGFYYIAKGANVPIVMATLDFENKTIKISAPFYPTDDKESDFKFLRSFYKNIKGKNPDLS, encoded by the coding sequence ATGAAAAGAATCGCAAAATTTATATTGTTTACTATTTTAGGCTGGAAAATAGATGGTTTTTTTCCTACTGATATTAAAAAATATGTTGTTATTGCTGCTCCTCATACAAGTTGGGTAGATTTTCCTATTGCCATTTTAGCAAGAATAAGTTCTGGTATAATGATACACTTTATTGGTAAAGCTTCACTATTTAATGGGCCTTTTGGTTTTTTCTTTAGAGCTTTAGGAGGCACACCTGTAGATAGAACTAAAAACAATAATTTGGTTGATGCTATTATTGCTATTTTTAATAGTAAAGACGAATTTAAATTGGGTTTATCACCTGAAGGAACTAGAAAAAAAGTAACAACTTGGAAAACTGGATTCTATTACATAGCCAAAGGTGCAAATGTGCCTATAGTTATGGCTACTTTAGATTTTGAAAATAAAACGATAAAAATATCAGCACCTTTTTATCCTACAGATGACAAAGAATCTGACTTTAAATTTTTGCGATCATTCTATAAAAACATAAAAGGGAAAAACCCTGATTTGTCTTAG
- the rmuC gene encoding DNA recombination protein RmuC translates to MIELIAYFLIALIFSFIGLYIGKLLAKVNFEKEKTNLEKEKSTFEERVLLLQQAKDTLENNFIELQKDIKTNQLEKESLLRINTTQESDIKNLKSKLEEHKQEVENLQKKFTNDFEVLANKILEEKSTKFTNQNRENIKNILEPLEKKIQTFEKKVSDSDEKRAGFQSALKTQLDHLKELNAQMSKDTINLTKALKGDSKMQGNWGELVLERVLEKSGLEKDREYFVQQSFTTNEGKKVLPDVVIHLPDNKKMIVDSKVSLVAYERFTNEEDETLKIQYLKEHVNSLKRHIEQLSEKKYEDIYQIESPDFVLLFIPIEPAFAVALNSDKHLYNKAFEKNIVIVTPSTLLATLRTIDSMWNNEKQQRNAIEIARQAGALYDKFQGLLTDLVSIGKRIDDSKKEYSGAMNKLVEGRGNLITSVEKLKKMGAKAKKSMPENIIKRAQLEE, encoded by the coding sequence ATGATAGAATTGATAGCTTACTTTTTAATTGCACTGATTTTTAGCTTTATAGGTCTTTATATAGGTAAACTTTTAGCCAAAGTAAATTTTGAAAAAGAGAAAACAAATTTAGAAAAAGAGAAATCTACATTCGAAGAGCGCGTTTTATTGTTACAGCAAGCTAAAGACACCTTAGAAAATAATTTTATTGAATTGCAAAAAGACATAAAAACAAATCAATTAGAAAAAGAGAGTTTACTTAGAATAAATACTACTCAAGAATCTGATATAAAAAATCTGAAAAGCAAATTAGAGGAGCACAAGCAAGAAGTTGAAAATTTACAGAAGAAATTCACTAATGATTTTGAGGTTTTGGCAAACAAAATTTTAGAAGAAAAGTCAACAAAATTTACCAATCAGAATAGAGAAAACATTAAAAATATTTTAGAACCATTAGAAAAGAAAATTCAAACTTTTGAAAAAAAGGTTTCTGATAGTGATGAAAAAAGAGCTGGATTTCAATCTGCACTAAAAACACAATTAGACCACTTAAAAGAATTGAATGCCCAAATGAGCAAAGACACTATAAATCTTACAAAGGCTTTAAAGGGGGATTCTAAAATGCAAGGTAATTGGGGTGAATTGGTATTAGAACGAGTGCTAGAAAAGTCAGGCTTAGAAAAGGATAGAGAATACTTTGTACAGCAAAGTTTTACAACAAATGAAGGTAAAAAAGTATTGCCAGATGTTGTTATTCACTTACCTGATAACAAGAAAATGATTGTGGATTCTAAGGTTTCGTTAGTAGCCTATGAACGATTTACGAACGAAGAAGATGAAACTCTTAAAATACAGTATTTAAAGGAGCATGTAAACTCTTTAAAAAGACATATAGAACAACTTTCTGAAAAGAAATACGAAGATATTTACCAAATTGAATCACCAGACTTTGTATTGCTCTTTATCCCAATAGAACCTGCATTTGCAGTAGCTTTAAATTCTGATAAGCATCTATATAATAAAGCTTTCGAAAAAAACATTGTAATTGTAACTCCATCAACTTTATTAGCCACTTTAAGAACTATAGATTCTATGTGGAATAATGAAAAGCAACAAAGAAATGCCATTGAAATTGCAAGGCAAGCTGGGGCTTTGTACGATAAATTTCAAGGTTTACTTACAGATTTAGTAAGCATTGGTAAACGCATTGACGATAGCAAAAAGGAGTATTCAGGTGCCATGAACAAACTTGTTGAAGGTAGAGGAAACTTAATTACCAGTGTTGAAAAATTAAAAAAGATGGGTGCAAAAGCTAAAAAATCTATGCCAGAAAATATTATTAAAAGAGCACAATTGGAAGAATAA
- a CDS encoding CsbD family protein, giving the protein MNKDTNEGTWKQIKGEFKETYGEIANDESAEAEGKKDKLFGEIQEKYGKTKDEIAEAIKSW; this is encoded by the coding sequence ATGAATAAAGACACAAACGAAGGAACTTGGAAACAGATAAAAGGTGAGTTTAAAGAAACTTATGGAGAAATAGCTAATGATGAATCGGCAGAAGCAGAAGGTAAAAAAGATAAGCTATTTGGAGAAATCCAAGAAAAATATGGTAAAACCAAAGACGAAATTGCTGAAGCTATAAAAAGCTGGTAA
- a CDS encoding sodium:proton antiporter, with translation MDTYFIATVLIFLSAVFGYINVKFLKMPNTIGLMIITIIFTLGVLLYSYVDPTLLNLEKSIISNIDFKSVLLDEMLSFLLFAGALHTNFEQLKIQRWPILLFSTLGVLTSTFLVGTVMYFVLQLLGFEIGFIYCLLFGALISPTDPIAVLGILKKAGVPKKLETKIVGESLFNDGVGVVIFLTIFQIAKSGIDDTEAFDVIQLFGQEVLGGILLGALLGYISYRLIKSIDDYDIEVIITLAAVMGGTLIAQKFHLSAPLAMVTAGLIVGNDTIRSSSMSETTEKYVDKFWELLDILLNAILFVLIGMEMLILVLEGKYIVAGLIAIPVVLVCRYISLFLPINLFKKKLNFVPKTNLIMTWGGLRGGISIALALGLSAEMYRDLFLVITYIVVVFSIIAQGLTVGGLVKKYKKEV, from the coding sequence ATGGATACTTATTTTATAGCTACAGTTTTAATTTTCTTATCAGCTGTTTTTGGATACATCAATGTTAAGTTTTTAAAAATGCCAAATACCATTGGTTTAATGATTATTACAATCATTTTTACTTTGGGAGTTTTGTTGTATAGTTATGTAGATCCAACCTTGCTAAACTTAGAAAAATCAATTATTTCTAATATTGATTTTAAATCGGTTTTATTAGATGAAATGCTTAGTTTTCTATTATTTGCTGGTGCATTACATACCAATTTTGAACAGTTAAAAATTCAACGTTGGCCAATTCTACTATTTTCAACATTAGGTGTTTTAACATCTACTTTTCTTGTGGGTACAGTAATGTATTTTGTTTTGCAACTTTTAGGTTTTGAAATTGGGTTTATTTACTGTTTATTATTTGGAGCATTAATATCACCAACAGATCCTATTGCAGTATTAGGAATTTTGAAAAAAGCAGGCGTACCTAAAAAGTTAGAAACAAAAATTGTAGGTGAGTCCTTATTTAATGATGGAGTAGGAGTTGTAATTTTTTTAACGATATTTCAAATTGCAAAATCTGGTATCGATGACACTGAAGCTTTTGATGTGATACAATTATTTGGACAAGAAGTATTAGGTGGTATTTTACTAGGAGCTCTTTTAGGCTATATTTCTTATAGATTAATAAAGTCTATTGATGATTATGATATTGAAGTTATTATTACTCTTGCAGCAGTTATGGGAGGTACACTTATTGCACAAAAATTTCATTTATCTGCACCATTAGCAATGGTAACAGCTGGTTTAATTGTTGGTAATGATACTATAAGATCTTCTTCTATGTCTGAAACCACAGAAAAGTATGTAGATAAATTCTGGGAGCTATTAGATATTCTTTTAAACGCAATCTTGTTTGTTTTAATTGGTATGGAAATGCTAATTCTTGTTTTAGAAGGTAAGTATATTGTAGCAGGTTTAATAGCAATTCCTGTAGTTTTAGTATGCAGATATATTTCTTTATTTCTGCCAATTAATCTATTTAAAAAGAAATTAAATTTTGTGCCCAAAACAAATTTAATAATGACTTGGGGTGGTTTAAGAGGAGGAATTTCTATTGCATTAGCCTTAGGTTTATCTGCAGAAATGTATCGAGATTTATTTTTAGTGATAACCTATATTGTAGTAGTATTTTCAATTATAGCCCAAGGTTTAACTGTAGGTGGTTTAGTAAAGAAATATAAAAAAGAAGTATAA
- the glyA gene encoding serine hydroxymethyltransferase: MQIDNQIFDLIQEEKERQLNGLELIASENFVSDQVMQAQGSILTNKYAEGYPGKRYYGGCEIVDIVEQIAIDRAKELFGAEYVNVQPHSGSQANTAVFAACLKPGDKILGFDLSHGGHLTHGSPVNFSGKLYETSFYGVDKETGVLDYDKIQETATAELPNLIIAGASAYSRDIDFKRFREIADSVGAILMADISHPAGMIAKGILNDPIPHCHIVTSTTHKTLRGPRGGIIMVGKDFENPFGETLKSGKPKMMSMLLNSAVFPGNQGGPLEHVIAAKAIAFGEALTDEFLEYQIQVKENAAAMAKAFVSKGYDLISGGTDNHCMLIDLRNKNISGKDAEIALGKADITVNKNMVPFDDKSPFVTSGIRVGTPAITTRGLKTEDMEAVVNFIDEAIQNADNEEALHEIGERVSDMMSSRRLFVM, translated from the coding sequence ATGCAAATAGACAATCAAATTTTTGACCTTATTCAAGAGGAAAAAGAAAGACAATTAAATGGTTTAGAATTAATAGCATCTGAAAACTTTGTGAGCGACCAAGTTATGCAAGCTCAAGGATCTATTTTAACCAATAAATATGCTGAAGGATATCCAGGAAAAAGATATTATGGAGGTTGTGAAATTGTAGATATTGTAGAACAAATTGCAATTGATAGAGCTAAAGAATTATTTGGTGCAGAGTATGTAAATGTTCAGCCTCACTCAGGTTCTCAGGCAAATACTGCTGTTTTTGCAGCTTGTTTAAAGCCAGGAGATAAAATTTTAGGTTTTGATTTATCTCATGGAGGGCATTTAACTCATGGTTCTCCTGTTAACTTTTCTGGTAAGTTATATGAAACTTCTTTTTATGGTGTAGACAAAGAAACAGGAGTTTTAGATTATGATAAAATTCAAGAAACTGCAACTGCTGAATTACCAAACTTAATTATTGCTGGTGCTTCTGCTTATTCTAGAGATATTGACTTTAAACGTTTTAGAGAAATTGCTGATTCTGTTGGTGCTATTTTAATGGCAGATATTTCTCATCCAGCAGGTATGATTGCTAAAGGTATTTTAAATGACCCAATACCTCATTGTCATATTGTAACTTCTACTACGCATAAAACTTTAAGAGGGCCAAGAGGTGGAATTATAATGGTTGGTAAAGATTTCGAAAATCCGTTTGGAGAAACGTTAAAAAGCGGTAAGCCTAAAATGATGTCTATGTTGTTAAACTCTGCTGTTTTTCCTGGTAATCAAGGAGGACCTTTAGAGCATGTAATTGCAGCCAAGGCAATAGCTTTTGGAGAGGCTTTAACAGATGAGTTTTTAGAATACCAAATTCAAGTAAAAGAAAATGCAGCAGCTATGGCTAAAGCATTTGTATCAAAAGGTTACGATTTAATTTCTGGTGGAACAGATAACCACTGTATGTTAATCGATCTTAGAAATAAAAACATTTCTGGTAAAGATGCAGAAATCGCTTTAGGTAAAGCAGACATTACAGTGAACAAAAACATGGTTCCTTTTGATGATAAAAGTCCTTTTGTAACTTCTGGTATTCGTGTAGGAACGCCTGCTATTACAACACGTGGTTTAAAAACTGAAGATATGGAAGCTGTTGTAAACTTTATAGATGAAGCTATACAAAATGCTGATAATGAAGAAGCTTTACATGAAATAGGAGAGCGTGTTTCTGATATGATGAGTTCTAGAAGACTTTTTGTAATGTAA
- the fahA gene encoding fumarylacetoacetase translates to MIITANNPKRKSWLKVEENSDFPIQNIPFGVFITRDDIITIGSRIGDFAIDLGAFHQLGYFEGIPLTDDMFLQDNLNDFIADGRKTWRLVRNRIAEVFDVTNGSLRDNADHKDKIIFRMDEVEMLLPVAVGDYTDFYASKEHATNVGSLFRDPENALLPNWLHIPIGYHGRSSSIIPSGTPIRRPYGQTKPAEGSSTPGFGPSKLVDFELEMAFITTDANVLGDRIPIEEAEEYIFGLVQFNDWSARDIQAWEYVPLGPFLGKNFASTISPWIVTLDALEPFRTENPKQVQEPLPYLKQEGKGSYDIHLQVGIQPENAEETVVANSNFKYMYWTMAQQLAHHTVNGCPVEAGDMMGSGTISGPTKDSFGSMLELTWKGQNPIKLKDGSTRKFINDNDTVIMRAHCKNDKVRIGFGECVGKILPAK, encoded by the coding sequence ATGATTATAACTGCAAATAATCCAAAAAGAAAATCTTGGTTAAAGGTAGAGGAAAATTCAGATTTCCCTATTCAGAATATTCCTTTTGGTGTTTTTATTACAAGAGATGATATTATTACAATAGGAAGTAGAATTGGTGACTTTGCAATAGATTTAGGTGCATTTCATCAATTGGGTTATTTTGAGGGTATACCACTTACAGATGATATGTTCTTACAAGATAACTTGAATGACTTTATTGCTGATGGTCGTAAAACTTGGAGATTGGTTCGTAATAGAATTGCAGAAGTATTTGATGTTACCAATGGTTCTTTAAGAGATAATGCAGATCATAAAGATAAAATCATCTTTAGAATGGATGAAGTAGAAATGTTGTTACCAGTTGCTGTTGGTGATTATACTGATTTTTATGCAAGTAAAGAGCATGCTACGAATGTAGGTTCGTTATTTAGAGATCCAGAAAATGCATTATTGCCAAATTGGTTGCATATACCTATTGGCTATCATGGTCGTAGTTCATCTATAATTCCTTCTGGAACACCAATTAGAAGACCTTATGGACAAACTAAACCTGCAGAAGGTTCTAGTACACCTGGTTTTGGGCCAAGTAAATTAGTAGATTTTGAATTAGAAATGGCTTTTATTACTACAGATGCTAATGTTTTAGGTGATAGAATACCTATTGAAGAAGCAGAAGAATATATTTTTGGTTTAGTACAGTTTAATGATTGGTCTGCTAGAGATATTCAAGCATGGGAATACGTGCCTTTAGGCCCATTCTTAGGAAAGAATTTTGCTTCTACAATTTCTCCATGGATTGTTACTTTAGATGCTTTAGAGCCATTTAGAACTGAAAACCCTAAGCAAGTGCAAGAACCATTACCTTATTTAAAACAAGAAGGTAAAGGGAGTTATGATATTCATTTACAAGTTGGTATTCAACCAGAAAATGCAGAAGAAACAGTTGTGGCAAATTCTAACTTTAAATATATGTATTGGACAATGGCTCAACAATTGGCTCATCATACTGTTAATGGTTGCCCAGTTGAAGCTGGAGATATGATGGGTTCTGGAACTATTTCTGGACCTACCAAAGATAGTTTTGGTTCGATGCTAGAATTAACTTGGAAAGGTCAAAATCCAATTAAATTAAAAGACGGTTCTACTCGTAAATTTATAAACGATAATGATACTGTAATTATGAGAGCTCATTGTAAAAATGATAAGGTAAGAATCGGCTTTGGTGAATGTGTAGGTAAAATATTACCCGCAAAATAA
- a CDS encoding 1-acyl-sn-glycerol-3-phosphate acyltransferase yields the protein MPLFKRNPFGHLLFLKKMIIRIFGIISHGRYRKFNNLNIEGSEILRNLPDKNVLFISNHQTYFADVAAMFHVFNASLSGREDSIKNIGYIWNPKLNIYFVAAGETMKSGLLPKLFAYAGSVSIDRTWRSAGKDVKRQVKNSDISNIGKAIKDGWVITFPQGTTTPFKPIRRGTAHIIKTFKPIVVPIVIDGFRRSFDKKGLNIKRKNVLQSMVIKEPLEIDYDNEDIAEIVTKIEYAIEQHPSFLKVLSPEEAEEYLKTEEELNKKRTFWKS from the coding sequence ATGCCATTATTTAAAAGAAATCCTTTTGGTCATCTTTTATTCTTAAAAAAAATGATTATTAGAATTTTTGGTATCATTTCTCATGGAAGATATCGAAAATTTAATAACCTAAATATAGAAGGTTCAGAGATTTTGAGAAACTTACCAGATAAGAATGTGCTCTTTATTTCAAATCATCAAACTTACTTTGCAGATGTTGCTGCCATGTTTCATGTATTTAATGCCTCTTTAAGTGGTAGAGAGGATTCTATTAAAAATATTGGCTACATCTGGAATCCAAAATTAAATATTTACTTTGTTGCAGCAGGTGAAACTATGAAATCTGGTTTGCTGCCAAAACTTTTTGCTTATGCAGGTTCTGTTTCTATTGATAGAACTTGGAGAAGCGCAGGTAAAGATGTAAAAAGACAGGTAAAAAATTCTGATATTTCTAATATAGGTAAAGCCATTAAAGATGGTTGGGTAATTACTTTTCCACAAGGTACAACAACGCCTTTTAAGCCAATTAGAAGAGGAACAGCGCATATAATTAAAACCTTTAAACCAATTGTAGTGCCTATTGTCATTGATGGTTTTAGACGTTCTTTTGATAAGAAAGGTTTAAATATTAAGCGAAAGAATGTATTACAGTCAATGGTGATAAAAGAGCCTTTAGAAATTGACTATGATAATGAAGATATTGCTGAAATTGTTACTAAAATAGAATATGCTATTGAACAACATCCTTCATTTTTAAAAGTACTTTCTCCAGAAGAAGCAGAAGAGTACTTAAAAACAGAAGAGGAGTTAAATAAGAAAAGAACTTTTTGGAAGTCTTAG